AACTAAATGTAAAAGGTGTTTTTTCAAAGCCTAATATTCTGATTTGTGCACCAACCAATATTACGGATATTGAACAGAAAGCGATTATTCAGGCAGCTGAAAAGTCTGGCGGCCGCCATGTTTACTTGGAGTTCGAGCCAAAAGTAGCGGCTGTTGGAGCGGGATTGGATATTTTCCAACCACAAGGCAATATGGTTATTGATATTGGCGGTGGGACGAGTGATATTGCTGTCTTATCCTTAGGCGAAATCGTCACGAGTCGTTCACTGCGCTTGGCAGGTGACAAAATGGATGCCTCCATTGCTGCCTACGTGAAGAACAAGCATAAGTTAATTATTGGTGAGCATACCGCGGAACAGATCAAAATCAAGATTGGTGCCGTTTACGAAGCCGATGAGAAAGAAACGATTGAAGTCCGTGGCCGTGATATTGCGACTGGTTTGCCACGCGAAGTTTCGGTGACATCTGTTGAAGTTGCTGAAGCTTTACATGAGACGATGATGGCGATCATTGAAGGCGCAAAAGGTGTGCTTGAAAAGACCCCACCGGAATTGTCTGCGGATA
This genomic window from Lacticaseibacillus paracasei subsp. paracasei contains:
- a CDS encoding rod shape-determining protein, producing MAKDIGIDLGTANVLINVKGKGIVLNEPSVVAIDTHTGKVLAVGTEAYKMVGRTPGNIRSIRPLKDGVIADFDITEAMLEYFINKLNVKGVFSKPNILICAPTNITDIEQKAIIQAAEKSGGRHVYLEFEPKVAAVGAGLDIFQPQGNMVIDIGGGTSDIAVLSLGEIVTSRSLRLAGDKMDASIAAYVKNKHKLIIGEHTAEQIKIKIGAVYEADEKETIEVRGRDIATGLPREVSVTSVEVAEALHETMMAIIEGAKGVLEKTPPELSADIIDRGIMLTGGGALLKGISQLFAAELKVPVLLADDPLDAVALGTGVLLDNIEHHRQY